The following are encoded in a window of bacterium genomic DNA:
- the malQ gene encoding 4-alpha-glucanotransferase produces MLQDRGNGVLLHLSSLPSAHGIGDLGSQAYRFVDFLAQSGQQYWQILPLNPTGTYLGNSPYTSYSVFAGNALFISVESLYQLDLLSKTDLESAPTFPQERVNYAAVVDWKGKILRRAFHHAEERLRKDRDFSDFCRKNADWLEDFSLFAALKDHYKEIAWYEWPEPVRDRESAELSVLRNKLEKRTLRSKFIQYVFFKQWQSLREYANKKKIKIIGDIPIYPSLDSADAWSHPELFKLDENKKPLYVAGAPPDYFSETGQRWGNPVYRWDELQRTGYAWWIRRLRQNLQFCDLLRLDHFRGLVAYWEIPAEEETAVKGKWVQVPVKDFFETVKKEIPSLPLILEDLGLITPDVKEVMQELGYPGMKVLLFAFGPDLPTNPYAPHNYIRNCVVYTGTHDNNTIRGWFENEAGAEERERLQQYLGHSVNAQTVSDSLNRLAMSSVARICILPFQDILGLGEEARMNLPSQSSGNWEWRVQTHQLTEDVVRQLLDKTRLYGRY; encoded by the coding sequence ATGTTGCAAGATCGTGGTAACGGGGTACTACTGCATCTTTCCTCACTTCCTTCCGCTCATGGTATAGGGGATTTAGGTTCACAGGCTTACAGATTTGTTGATTTTCTCGCCCAATCCGGTCAACAGTACTGGCAAATCTTGCCTTTGAATCCGACAGGAACTTATTTGGGGAATTCCCCATACACAAGCTATTCCGTTTTTGCCGGTAATGCGCTCTTTATCAGTGTCGAATCGCTTTACCAGTTGGATTTGCTTTCTAAAACGGATTTAGAAAGTGCTCCCACTTTTCCGCAGGAGCGAGTGAATTACGCAGCGGTTGTGGATTGGAAAGGGAAGATCTTGCGTCGCGCCTTCCATCATGCAGAAGAACGATTGAGAAAGGATCGCGATTTTTCAGATTTCTGCCGCAAGAATGCGGACTGGTTGGAGGATTTTAGTCTGTTTGCTGCATTAAAGGATCACTACAAAGAGATTGCCTGGTACGAATGGCCGGAGCCAGTTCGTGATCGGGAATCGGCTGAGCTGAGCGTTCTGCGGAACAAGCTGGAGAAGCGAACCTTGCGCTCGAAATTCATTCAGTATGTTTTCTTCAAGCAATGGCAATCTTTACGTGAGTACGCGAACAAAAAGAAAATCAAAATCATTGGTGATATTCCGATCTATCCAAGTTTGGATTCTGCGGACGCATGGTCTCATCCGGAGCTCTTCAAACTGGATGAAAACAAAAAACCTTTATACGTTGCTGGCGCGCCTCCGGATTATTTCAGCGAAACCGGACAAAGATGGGGAAATCCAGTTTATCGTTGGGACGAGCTTCAACGAACAGGCTATGCATGGTGGATCCGGAGACTTCGGCAGAATTTGCAATTCTGTGATCTGCTTCGTCTGGATCATTTTCGGGGACTGGTTGCGTACTGGGAAATACCTGCTGAAGAGGAAACAGCGGTAAAGGGAAAATGGGTGCAGGTGCCCGTGAAGGATTTTTTCGAAACGGTAAAGAAAGAGATTCCTTCATTGCCATTGATTCTGGAGGATTTGGGATTGATAACTCCGGATGTCAAAGAGGTGATGCAGGAGCTTGGCTATCCTGGCATGAAAGTCCTGCTTTTTGCGTTTGGTCCTGACCTGCCAACCAACCCCTATGCTCCTCACAACTACATCAGAAATTGCGTCGTGTACACCGGCACTCATGACAACAACACCATTCGCGGCTGGTTCGAAAATGAAGCTGGCGCTGAAGAGCGTGAGCGTTTGCAGCAATATCTCGGCCACTCAGTGAATGCGCAGACAGTTTCTGATTCATTGAACCGGCTTGCGATGTCTTCTGTGGCTCGTATCTGCATATTGCCTTTTCAAGATATTCTTGGTTTGGGCGAAGAAGCAAGGATGAATCTTCCGTCTCAATCCTCAGGCAACTGGGAATGGCG
- a CDS encoding DMT family transporter, whose product MKIRISKVDVILFCMVLFWGANISVIKVALRSFHPVVFNCLRFSIATLTMLFLYRDVLRNPPGRKAIWRLMILGILGNTCYQFLFIYGVKLSYVSNVSIMLGTTPIFTAALSKWLKIEQVKGRLWLGIFLSFSGIVFIVVGSRDFRAGNFSANLGDLFVVLASLSWSLYTAFSKKLVSAYSSRHYVLYTVLFGTLLIVPLSLPYFEHQDWGQIGLYGWVAVFYSAFLALVFGYSAWYYGVQKIGSTRTSVFSNLTPVAGLMIAMIFLGERLTLLQWAGALIIFTGLMLNRFAKGSVLEPELNPGIVSTK is encoded by the coding sequence ATGAAAATTCGTATTAGCAAAGTCGATGTCATTCTCTTTTGTATGGTGCTTTTCTGGGGGGCCAACATCAGTGTCATCAAAGTTGCTTTGAGAAGTTTTCATCCTGTTGTGTTCAACTGTTTGCGATTCAGCATTGCCACGCTCACGATGTTATTCCTGTACCGGGACGTTCTGAGAAATCCTCCTGGGCGAAAGGCAATCTGGAGATTGATGATACTGGGGATTCTGGGCAATACCTGTTACCAGTTCCTTTTCATCTATGGAGTAAAGTTGAGTTACGTCTCGAACGTATCCATCATGCTTGGCACTACGCCGATCTTTACTGCGGCTTTAAGCAAATGGCTGAAAATAGAACAAGTGAAAGGGCGCCTGTGGCTGGGAATCTTTCTTTCCTTTAGCGGGATTGTTTTTATTGTTGTCGGATCTCGCGATTTTCGCGCCGGCAATTTCTCCGCGAATCTTGGTGATCTTTTCGTCGTCCTGGCGTCTTTAAGCTGGTCTCTTTACACTGCTTTTTCCAAAAAGCTGGTGAGCGCGTATTCATCCCGTCATTATGTGCTATACACAGTTTTGTTTGGCACTCTTTTGATCGTTCCATTGTCCCTTCCTTATTTCGAACATCAAGATTGGGGTCAAATTGGACTTTATGGCTGGGTGGCCGTCTTTTATTCCGCTTTTCTAGCTCTTGTTTTCGGTTATTCCGCCTGGTATTACGGTGTGCAGAAAATCGGCAGTACCCGCACATCTGTGTTTTCCAATCTAACTCCTGTTGCGGGATTGATGATCGCTATGATTTTCCTGGGCGAACGCTTGACTTTGCTTCAATGGGCCGGCGCGCTCATCATATTCACCGGATTGATGTTGAACCGCTTTGCAAAAGGCAGCGTTCTGGAACCGGAACTGAATCCGGGAATCGTTTCAACGAAGTAA
- the dut gene encoding dUTP diphosphatase gives MMEIKIKRLHPYARLPEYKSKEAAGADLYACLSEEITIPPFGIGLIPTGFALEIPGGYQGEVRARSGLTLKEGLFVLNGPGTIDADYRGEVKVILANFTAEPKTIHHHDRIAQLVIMPVTQVAFREETELSDTSRQQGGFGSTGRKN, from the coding sequence TTGATGGAAATCAAAATCAAACGTCTTCATCCGTACGCGCGTTTGCCGGAATACAAGTCCAAAGAAGCCGCCGGAGCAGATCTATATGCATGTCTATCTGAAGAAATCACCATACCGCCATTCGGGATCGGTCTGATTCCAACAGGTTTTGCGCTGGAGATTCCGGGAGGCTATCAAGGCGAAGTTCGTGCCCGAAGCGGACTGACTTTAAAAGAAGGATTATTCGTTCTCAATGGTCCGGGCACGATTGATGCGGACTATCGCGGCGAAGTGAAGGTCATCCTTGCTAATTTCACAGCCGAACCCAAAACGATCCACCATCATGACCGGATTGCCCAACTGGTGATCATGCCGGTTACTCAGGTAGCGTTCCGTGAGGAAACGGAACTCTCTGATACATCACGCCAGCAAGGTGGTTTTGGCTCCACCGGCCGGAAGAATTAA
- a CDS encoding NUDIX hydrolase → MNHPPCYLTADSILIVGNEVLLVQRKHDPFQGKWGLPGGFVEEGEKVLDGAKRELQEETGVENISLTQFAAYGDPGPDPRGRIVSIVHWSLLQQKPDATAADDAADWKWFDLNQLPELAFDHAQIIADVRNRLMKCQSDE, encoded by the coding sequence ATGAACCATCCACCTTGCTATTTAACCGCCGACTCAATCTTAATCGTGGGGAATGAAGTTTTGCTGGTCCAGCGTAAACACGATCCATTTCAGGGAAAGTGGGGATTGCCGGGAGGATTTGTAGAGGAAGGGGAGAAAGTATTGGATGGCGCGAAAAGGGAATTACAAGAAGAAACCGGAGTAGAGAACATCTCGTTAACACAGTTTGCCGCTTATGGAGACCCTGGCCCGGATCCTCGCGGTCGTATCGTTTCCATCGTCCACTGGTCTTTGCTGCAACAGAAACCGGATGCAACTGCTGCCGATGATGCCGCTGACTGGAAATGGTTTGATTTGAATCAACTTCCCGAATTGGCTTTTGATCATGCGCAAATTATTGCTGACGTCCGAAACCGCTTAATGAAGTGCCAAAGTGATGAGTAA